ATGGATTTGGAAGAACTGAGAGAATATTCTTCATTAGCAGGTACTTTTGATATAGATCCCCAAGTACTTACAGAACTTATGCATAAAAATAATAGTAACAATGGTACGTCACAAACACAAACAACTGTTCAGCGTATATTAGATATTTTTTTTGGAAGTTCAGATAATCAGCAGGAAGCTTTTTTGAATAAAAAATATGGAAAGATTAAGGGCAAGCAACCAGATCCCTCTGAAAAATATAAATTGCTTATGTTTGAAGCTATGAAAGCTGCTTATGACCATGTAGATGGACAACCACATCGCTCAGCGATTGTCGATACTCATATTGGATTACAAAATACTCAAATCAATGATCAACAAGCTCAAATACGGCTGCAATATGTGGGTCTTGCGGTGACGGTATTAACAGCTGTTGGAGGATGGGTTTTTGGAATTTTTGGTCAAGCCACGTGTCCTACAAATAGCACGCTATAACTATTTGTTATTGTACACTCTAATAATTAATTGAGCAAGTTCATGTTTTGTGAGCGGTTTGCCATCATAACGACCAATTTCTTGTCCGTTACGTAGGAAAATGAGAGTTGGAATACTTGTTATATTGAATATATTTGCCAGATCTAAAAAGAAGTCACGGTTAATTTTAATAAAAGTGAATCCCGGCATTGTTGCAGCAAGGCTGTCAATAAGTGGTGACATACGATTACATGGTCCACACCAATCGGCATAAAAATCAAGAATCACATCACCGGTAGAGGTGAAAGTACTCAGATGTTGTTGTGTAGAACGAACTGATTTTTTCTGTTCGTGGAGATAGAGTGGCCTTCTGGGGGAAATTTCTTGTGCAAAAAGTGAAAGAACGATAACCGGTGCGGCAATAGTACAGAGCGTGGCTAGGGTAAATTTTTTCATTTAGGACCTTATTATTGGACTTA
The DNA window shown above is from Candidatus Babeliales bacterium and carries:
- a CDS encoding thioredoxin family protein, translated to MKKFTLATLCTIAAPVIVLSLFAQEISPRRPLYLHEQKKSVRSTQQHLSTFTSTGDVILDFYADWCGPCNRMSPLIDSLAATMPGFTFIKINRDFFLDLANIFNITSIPTLIFLRNGQEIGRYDGKPLTKHELAQLIIRVYNNK